The following proteins come from a genomic window of Actinomycetota bacterium:
- a CDS encoding aspartate kinase, whose translation MGIVVQKYGGTSVAGVERIKVVAERIARCAAAGNSMVVVVSAMGKATDDLVKLAHEISEVPHAREMDMLLSAGERISMALLAMALNEMGHDAISFTGSQAGIMTDTSHTKARIVEVKAHRIEAALSAGQIVIVAGFQGVSSDKDVTTLGRGGSDTTAVALAAALGAEVCEIYTDVAGVFSADPRIVPKARKLNAVTYDEMLEMAASGAGVLALRSVEFARTHGVVIHCRSSFTDESGTVVKEEVEQVEKALVTAVAQDTSEAMIRVDGVPDRPGIAARIFSDIAKERINVDMIVQNISHEGKTDLTFTMPKEDLIRSGDAIRRIVADIGAEGFSADSDIAKLSLIGAGMKTDPGVAAEMFAALAEAGINIEMISTSSIRISCVVRSVEINRAVTLIHDRFGLEGKPSMSAVGQA comes from the coding sequence GTGGGCATAGTCGTTCAGAAGTACGGCGGAACCTCAGTCGCCGGCGTGGAGCGGATCAAGGTGGTCGCCGAGCGCATCGCCCGGTGCGCCGCTGCGGGCAACTCCATGGTCGTCGTCGTGTCCGCCATGGGCAAGGCCACCGACGACCTGGTCAAGCTGGCTCACGAGATCTCCGAGGTGCCGCACGCCCGGGAGATGGACATGCTGCTGAGCGCCGGGGAGCGGATCTCGATGGCTCTGCTGGCGATGGCCCTGAACGAGATGGGCCACGACGCCATCAGCTTCACCGGCAGCCAGGCCGGCATCATGACCGACACCTCCCACACCAAGGCCCGCATCGTCGAGGTCAAGGCGCACCGGATCGAAGCCGCGCTGTCAGCAGGTCAGATCGTCATCGTCGCCGGCTTCCAGGGCGTTTCGTCCGACAAGGACGTCACCACGCTGGGCCGGGGCGGGTCCGACACCACTGCAGTTGCTCTGGCGGCGGCCCTCGGCGCCGAGGTGTGCGAGATCTACACCGACGTGGCGGGCGTGTTCTCCGCCGACCCCCGCATCGTGCCGAAGGCCCGCAAGCTGAACGCGGTGACCTACGACGAGATGCTCGAGATGGCGGCGTCCGGCGCCGGCGTGCTTGCGCTGCGTTCTGTTGAGTTTGCCCGCACCCACGGCGTGGTGATCCACTGCCGGTCGTCGTTTACCGATGAGTCCGGCACCGTGGTCAAAGAGGAGGTTGAACAGGTGGAAAAGGCTCTTGTCACTGCGGTGGCGCAGGACACTTCCGAGGCGATGATCCGGGTCGACGGGGTCCCCGACCGGCCGGGCATTGCCGCACGCATCTTCAGCGACATCGCCAAGGAGCGGATCAACGTCGACATGATCGTGCAGAACATCTCCCACGAAGGAAAGACGGACCTGACCTTCACCATGCCCAAGGAGGACCTGATCCGGTCGGGCGACGCAATCCGGCGGATCGTGGCCGACATCGGCGCCGAGGGCTTCTCGGCCGACTCCGACATCGCCAAGCTCTCGCTCATCGGGGCCGGCATGAAGACCGACCCGGGGGTGGCGGCGGAGATGTTCGCCGCCCTGGCGGAGGCCGGCATCAACATCGAGATGATCTCCACCTCCTCGATCCGAATCTCGTGTGTGGTGCGGTCGGTAGAAATCAACCGGGCGGTGACCCTCATTCACGACCGGTTCGGCCTGGAGGGTAAGCCTTCGATGTCCGCGGTGGGCCAGGCTTAG
- the recR gene encoding recombination mediator RecR: MFAPPVQDLIDELAKLPGIGRKTAQRLAFHLLKIDAAAAKKLASSIVVMKDTVRFCPKCFNFAAGNLCEYCSDPRRDDAIVCVVEEAPDIVSIEKTGEFRGRYHVLGGAISPIDGIGPDDLHLQELLTRISSDGVREVIVATNPNVEGEATAMYLARLLVPVGVKVTRIASGLPVGGDLEYADEVTLGRALQGRRELGV; encoded by the coding sequence ATGTTCGCCCCTCCGGTCCAGGACCTCATCGACGAGCTTGCCAAACTTCCCGGCATCGGCCGCAAGACGGCCCAGCGCCTGGCGTTCCACCTGCTGAAGATCGACGCGGCGGCGGCTAAGAAGCTGGCCAGCTCGATCGTCGTGATGAAGGACACCGTGCGCTTCTGCCCGAAGTGCTTCAACTTCGCCGCCGGCAACCTGTGCGAGTACTGCTCGGACCCCCGCCGGGACGACGCGATCGTCTGCGTTGTGGAGGAGGCACCGGATATCGTCTCCATCGAGAAGACCGGCGAGTTCCGCGGCCGGTACCATGTCCTGGGCGGGGCGATATCGCCAATCGACGGCATCGGTCCCGACGACCTGCATCTGCAGGAGCTGCTGACCCGGATATCCTCCGACGGCGTCCGCGAGGTCATTGTCGCTACCAACCCGAACGTCGAGGGTGAGGCGACCGCGATGTACCTCGCCCGCCTGCTGGTGCCGGTTGGGGTGAAGGTGACCCGTATCGCCAGCGGACTGCCGGTGGGCGGAGACCTGGAGTACGCCGACGAGGTGACCCTCGGCCGGGCGCTGCAAGGACGTAGAGAACTAGGAGTGTAG
- a CDS encoding YbaB/EbfC family nucleoid-associated protein, translating to MDMNKMMKQVAKMQQELAKAQEELAETEVTGTSGGGMVTVTVTGKGEFTGIKIKPESVDPDDPTMLEDLVLAAINDAVRIQQELAEERMSGLGAGMNIPGMQMPSF from the coding sequence ATGGACATGAACAAGATGATGAAGCAGGTCGCCAAGATGCAGCAGGAGCTGGCGAAGGCCCAGGAGGAGCTGGCCGAGACCGAGGTCACCGGCACCTCCGGCGGCGGGATGGTCACCGTCACCGTCACCGGCAAGGGCGAGTTCACCGGGATCAAGATCAAGCCCGAGTCGGTCGACCCCGACGACCCCACCATGCTCGAGGACCTGGTCCTGGCCGCGATCAACGACGCAGTCCGCATCCAGCAGGAGCTGGCGGAGGAGCGGATGAGTGGCCTCGGCGCCGGGATGAACATCCCCGGCATGCAGATGCCGTCGTTCTAG